In one window of Festucalex cinctus isolate MCC-2025b chromosome 14, RoL_Fcin_1.0, whole genome shotgun sequence DNA:
- the pla2g12b gene encoding group XIIB secretory phospholipase A2-like protein isoform X1: MLLRTVTLLLLLCVSTGVCATLGHYQSTLAQEEAPTVGPVDNKQNNKLSEVLPNKTPEAVEEPGESSEDVEAQHQPHDQDESNEIQPIQMNISTPLDQNNSSWSLMSIRNSFQTMHGYFDSLVELVGGHNGVCEYRCRYGERPQPRPGYEHQEPNGCSSSMVGFQIDLGIPAMTECCNQLDVCYDNCGINKYDCDTKFRSCLHNICSNLKRSLGFVSKVQACESMADALYNTVWTLGCRPYMNSQRAACVCDGEERDEL, from the exons ATGCTGCTCCGGACTGTTACTCTTCTACTGCTCCTTTGTGTGTCGACTGGCGTGTGTGCCACTCTGGGTCACTACCAATCCACGCTAGCACAGGAGGAGGCTCCTACGGTGGGTCCAGTTGACAACAAACAGAACAACAAACTCTCTGAAGTATTACCGAACAAAACCCCTGAAGCGGTCGAAGAGCCGGGAGAAAGTAGCGAAGATGTGGAAGCCCAGCATCAACCTCATGATCAAGATGAGAGCAATGAGATCCAACCAATCCAGATGAACATTTCCACACCACTTGACCAAAACAACAGTAGCTGGAGCCTCATGTCAATTCGAAACAGTTTCCAAACGATGCATGGCTACTTTGACTCCCTGGTGGAGTTGGTGGGGGGGCACAATGGCGTGTGTGAGTACCGCTGCAGATATG GCGAACGTCCTCAACCTCGTCCTGGCTACGAGCACCAAGAGCCCAATGGCTGCAGCAGTTCCATGGTGGGATTCCAG ATCGATCTTGGCATCCCAGCAATGACGGAGTGCTGTAACCAGCTTGATGTTTGTTACGACAACTGCGGCATCAACAAGTACGACTGCGACACCAAGTTCCGCTCTTGTCTTCATAACATTTGCTCGAACCTGAAGAGGAGTCTCGGATTTGTGTCCAAAGTACAAG CCTGTGAGTCGATGGCAGACGCCTTGTACAACACAGTGTGGACACTTGGATGCAGGCCCTACATGAACAGCCAGAGGGCAGCATGTGTGTGCGATGGAGAAGAGAGGGACGAACTGTGA
- the pla2g12b gene encoding group XIIB secretory phospholipase A2-like protein isoform X2, whose product MLLRTVTLLLLLCVSTGVCATLGHYQSTLAQEEAPTVGPVDNKQNNKLSEVLPNKTPEAVEEPGESSEDVEAQHQPHDQDESNEIQPIQMNISTPLDQNNSSWSLMSIRNSFQTMHGYFDSLVELVGGHNGVCEYRCRYGERPQPRPGYEHQEPNGCSSSMIDLGIPAMTECCNQLDVCYDNCGINKYDCDTKFRSCLHNICSNLKRSLGFVSKVQACESMADALYNTVWTLGCRPYMNSQRAACVCDGEERDEL is encoded by the exons ATGCTGCTCCGGACTGTTACTCTTCTACTGCTCCTTTGTGTGTCGACTGGCGTGTGTGCCACTCTGGGTCACTACCAATCCACGCTAGCACAGGAGGAGGCTCCTACGGTGGGTCCAGTTGACAACAAACAGAACAACAAACTCTCTGAAGTATTACCGAACAAAACCCCTGAAGCGGTCGAAGAGCCGGGAGAAAGTAGCGAAGATGTGGAAGCCCAGCATCAACCTCATGATCAAGATGAGAGCAATGAGATCCAACCAATCCAGATGAACATTTCCACACCACTTGACCAAAACAACAGTAGCTGGAGCCTCATGTCAATTCGAAACAGTTTCCAAACGATGCATGGCTACTTTGACTCCCTGGTGGAGTTGGTGGGGGGGCACAATGGCGTGTGTGAGTACCGCTGCAGATATG GCGAACGTCCTCAACCTCGTCCTGGCTACGAGCACCAAGAGCCCAATGGCTGCAGCAGTTCCATG ATCGATCTTGGCATCCCAGCAATGACGGAGTGCTGTAACCAGCTTGATGTTTGTTACGACAACTGCGGCATCAACAAGTACGACTGCGACACCAAGTTCCGCTCTTGTCTTCATAACATTTGCTCGAACCTGAAGAGGAGTCTCGGATTTGTGTCCAAAGTACAAG CCTGTGAGTCGATGGCAGACGCCTTGTACAACACAGTGTGGACACTTGGATGCAGGCCCTACATGAACAGCCAGAGGGCAGCATGTGTGTGCGATGGAGAAGAGAGGGACGAACTGTGA